In Deltaproteobacteria bacterium, one DNA window encodes the following:
- the trmB gene encoding tRNA (guanosine(46)-N7)-methyltransferase TrmB → MESSSSPPLIFPELFGNTNPVEVEIGCGKAKFLVTRAERNPHINFFGVDRAGKWMRMGASKVERRKLTNIKFMKAIADQTFPDLIPAGEVSVFHIYFPDPWPKRKHQRRRLLQPTFFTVLHEKLKQGGVVEIATDEADYFTSIKKGISATAKLWKQVRENTNERIFAPELKTNYELKYQSEGRTIYYLELKK, encoded by the coding sequence ATGGAATCCAGTTCAAGTCCACCTCTTATTTTTCCGGAACTTTTCGGCAACACCAATCCCGTGGAAGTGGAGATTGGTTGTGGTAAGGCCAAGTTTCTCGTGACGCGTGCCGAGCGAAATCCCCACATTAATTTTTTTGGCGTTGATCGTGCTGGAAAATGGATGCGTATGGGCGCTTCAAAAGTTGAAAGGCGAAAATTGACCAACATCAAATTCATGAAAGCGATTGCCGATCAAACTTTTCCTGACTTGATTCCGGCAGGCGAAGTTTCTGTTTTTCATATTTATTTCCCGGACCCGTGGCCCAAACGCAAACATCAACGGCGCCGCCTTCTTCAACCCACTTTTTTTACAGTGCTTCATGAGAAATTAAAACAAGGAGGGGTGGTGGAAATTGCCACGGATGAAGCGGATTATTTTACATCGATTAAAAAAGGAATTTCCGCGACGGCAAAACTTTGGAAACAGGTTCGGGAAAACACCAACGAACGTATCTTTGCCCCGGAATTAAAAACAAACTACGAATTGAAATATCAAAGTGAAGGAAGAACCATCTATTATCTGGAATTGAAGAAGTGA
- a CDS encoding SDR family oxidoreductase gives MFDKALLKDKVIFVTGGGTGLGKSMALGFADLGANIALCGRRKDVLKTAAKEISQKGAQVFFDTCDVRKPDEVQKVVDGIFQKFGRLDGLVNNAAGNFICPTEYLSPNGFDAIVRIVLHGTFHCTQAVAKKWIADGTGGRVLNICTTYAWTGSGFVVPSACAKAGVLAMTRSLAVEWAKYNIRLNAIAPGPFKTEQAWANLVPKSIENKMLARNPLHRTGDHQELINLACFMMADGIDYINGECVTIDGGEWLQGAGEFNSLLDLTPEEWMEMKSKSGR, from the coding sequence ATGTTTGACAAGGCTTTGCTTAAAGACAAAGTGATTTTTGTGACGGGCGGCGGAACAGGGCTTGGAAAGTCGATGGCTCTTGGGTTTGCCGACCTTGGTGCCAATATTGCCCTCTGCGGACGCAGGAAAGATGTCCTTAAAACAGCCGCGAAAGAAATTTCACAAAAAGGGGCGCAGGTTTTTTTTGATACCTGTGATGTACGTAAACCCGACGAAGTCCAAAAAGTGGTCGATGGTATTTTTCAGAAATTTGGGCGTCTGGATGGACTCGTCAACAACGCCGCGGGCAATTTCATCTGCCCCACCGAGTATCTCTCCCCCAACGGTTTTGACGCGATCGTCCGAATTGTTTTGCACGGAACATTTCATTGCACCCAAGCCGTTGCAAAAAAATGGATTGCCGATGGCACCGGCGGACGCGTTTTGAATATCTGTACCACCTACGCGTGGACCGGCTCCGGTTTTGTGGTTCCCTCAGCCTGCGCCAAGGCCGGTGTTTTGGCGATGACCCGTTCACTTGCCGTAGAATGGGCAAAATATAATATTCGTCTGAATGCCATCGCACCCGGTCCGTTCAAAACAGAACAGGCGTGGGCGAATCTCGTACCGAAATCGATTGAAAATAAAATGCTTGCGCGCAATCCGCTTCACCGCACCGGCGATCATCAGGAATTAATCAACCTCGCCTGTTTTATGATGGCCGACGGCATCGACTACATCAACGGAGAATGCGTCACCATTGATGGCGGTGAATGGTTGCAAGGCGCCGGCGAATTCAACTCCCTCCTCGATTTAACGCCCGAAGAGTGGATGGAGATGAAGTCCAAATCAGGGCGATAA